In Hymenobacter sublimis, a single genomic region encodes these proteins:
- the hisA gene encoding 1-(5-phosphoribosyl)-5-[(5-phosphoribosylamino)methylideneamino]imidazole-4-carboxamide isomerase, which produces MEIIPAIDLINGQCVRLTEGDFAQQTTYDADPLAVAQRFEQHGVRRLHLVDLDGARAKQPVNLPVLERIARHTGLVIDFGGGLQSEQAVRQAFDAGAQQITAGSIAVREPETVGGWLGEFGAERIIIGADFRNNFIAINAWAEQSEWTLREFVEGYLSAGATTFICTDVSKDGKLQGPALATYQQLHHELPTAQLVASGGVTTLADVEALAAIGMHGAIIGKAIYEGTITLAQLQPWL; this is translated from the coding sequence ATGGAAATCATTCCTGCTATTGACCTGATCAATGGCCAGTGCGTGCGCCTAACCGAGGGCGACTTTGCCCAGCAGACTACCTACGACGCGGATCCGCTGGCCGTGGCCCAGCGCTTTGAGCAGCACGGTGTCCGGCGCCTGCACCTCGTGGACCTGGACGGGGCCCGGGCCAAGCAGCCGGTGAACCTGCCGGTCCTGGAGCGCATTGCCCGCCACACCGGGCTGGTGATTGACTTTGGCGGTGGCCTGCAGAGCGAGCAGGCCGTGCGCCAGGCCTTCGACGCCGGGGCCCAGCAGATTACGGCCGGCAGCATTGCCGTGCGCGAGCCCGAAACGGTGGGAGGGTGGCTCGGCGAATTCGGTGCCGAGCGCATCATTATTGGGGCCGATTTCCGCAACAACTTTATTGCCATCAACGCCTGGGCCGAGCAGAGTGAGTGGACCCTACGCGAGTTTGTAGAGGGCTACCTCTCGGCCGGGGCCACTACCTTTATCTGCACCGACGTCAGCAAGGACGGCAAGCTGCAGGGCCCCGCCCTAGCTACCTACCAGCAGTTGCACCACGAACTGCCGACGGCCCAACTGGTGGCCAGCGGCGGCGTCACCACCCTGGCTGACGTAGAGGCGCTGGCGGCAATCGGCATGCACGGAGCCATCATCGGCAAGGCCATTTACGAAGGCACCATTACCCTGGCTCAGCTGCAGCCCTGGTTATAA
- the hisF gene encoding imidazole glycerol phosphate synthase subunit HisF yields the protein MLTKRIIPCLDIKDGRTVKGVQFEGLRDAGDPVALAARYAREGADELVFLDITATNQKRATLVALVRDVARELDIPFTVGGGINTVADVEVLLLNGADKVSINSAALARPELIDELAARFGSQCIVVAADTRLHAPDGWQIYTRAGTHNTGRDAVQWCREAAERGAGEILLTSMSNDGTKDGFALDITGAVSRAVSVPVVASGGAGTKQDFTTVFQQAHADAGLAASIFHFGEIGIRELKEHLRQDGIPVRL from the coding sequence ATGCTAACCAAACGAATTATTCCCTGCCTCGACATCAAGGATGGGCGCACCGTAAAGGGCGTGCAGTTTGAAGGCCTGCGCGACGCCGGCGACCCGGTGGCCCTGGCCGCCCGCTACGCCCGCGAAGGAGCCGATGAGCTGGTCTTCCTCGATATTACGGCCACCAACCAGAAGCGCGCCACGCTGGTGGCGCTGGTGCGCGACGTGGCCCGGGAGCTGGACATTCCCTTCACCGTTGGGGGCGGTATTAACACCGTGGCCGACGTGGAAGTACTCCTGCTCAACGGGGCCGATAAAGTCAGCATCAACTCGGCGGCCCTGGCTCGGCCGGAGCTGATTGACGAGCTGGCCGCCCGTTTCGGCTCCCAGTGCATTGTAGTAGCGGCCGATACCCGTCTGCACGCCCCTGACGGCTGGCAGATTTACACGCGGGCTGGTACCCACAATACCGGCCGCGACGCGGTGCAGTGGTGCCGGGAGGCCGCCGAGCGCGGGGCCGGCGAAATCCTGCTGACTTCCATGAGCAACGACGGCACCAAGGACGGCTTCGCCCTGGATATTACCGGGGCCGTGAGCCGGGCCGTGTCGGTGCCAGTGGTGGCCTCCGGTGGGGCCGGTACCAAGCAGGATTTCACCACCGTATTCCAGCAAGCCCACGCCGACGCCGGGCTGGCGGCCAGCATTTTTCACTTCGGCGAAATTGGCATTCGGGAGCTCAAGGAACACCTGCGCCAGGACGGCATTCCGGTGCGGTTGTAA
- the hisIE gene encoding bifunctional phosphoribosyl-AMP cyclohydrolase/phosphoribosyl-ATP diphosphatase HisIE, with product MDFAKMPDGLIPVIVQDAHTGQVLMLGYQNEEAQRVTRQSGRVTFYSRSKQRLWTKGETSGHYLTVVSQHPDCDQDALLIRAIPDGPTCHRGTTSCFEQPDQTAYPAAAVSFIGELERLVQRRHRYPEEDPKSYTASLFRKGMSKIAQKVGEEAVETVIDAVGGNTEGLKGEAADLLYHLLVLLTAAGLSLEDVVQVLRQRHTTIAGGVRRPE from the coding sequence ATGGACTTCGCAAAAATGCCCGATGGGCTGATTCCGGTTATCGTGCAGGACGCCCACACGGGGCAGGTCCTGATGCTGGGCTACCAGAACGAGGAGGCGCAGCGCGTAACCCGGCAGAGTGGCCGGGTTACGTTCTATTCCCGCTCCAAGCAGCGGCTCTGGACCAAGGGCGAAACCTCCGGCCACTACCTGACGGTGGTCAGCCAGCACCCCGACTGCGACCAGGACGCGCTGCTGATCCGGGCCATTCCCGACGGGCCCACTTGTCACCGGGGCACTACCAGCTGCTTCGAGCAGCCCGATCAGACGGCCTACCCGGCGGCGGCAGTCAGCTTTATTGGGGAGCTGGAGCGGCTGGTGCAGCGCCGGCACCGCTACCCCGAGGAGGATCCTAAATCGTATACCGCTTCGCTGTTTCGGAAGGGCATGTCCAAAATTGCCCAGAAAGTAGGAGAGGAGGCCGTGGAAACCGTCATTGATGCGGTGGGCGGTAACACAGAGGGGTTGAAAGGCGAAGCCGCGGATTTGCTCTATCACCTGCTGGTACTGCTGACCGCCGCCGGCTTGTCGTTGGAGGATGTGGTGCAGGTACTCCGCCAGCGCCACACGACCATTGCTGGTGGGGTGCGTCGCCCAGAGTAG
- a CDS encoding glycosyltransferase produces MPDTTSYLTEQSLTVLVPVYNEEESLGQFVVEMDKFLAETPVPTTVLFVNDGSTDGSLAILREVCRQQPAYEFISLSQNRGLSTAIKAGIDHARTTLIGYIDSDIQTTPLDFLQFFPFFPEYDMVNGIRAKRQDTFVKKLSSKIANGVRRTLINDGIQDTGCPLKIIKIEYARRIPLFHGMHRFLGALVQLQGGRVKQLPVRHFPRFAGTAKYNLWNRAWKPLVDTFGFRWIRSRWKNYEIGEQHHHRPVAATATSSGRP; encoded by the coding sequence ATGCCCGACACGACTTCCTACCTCACTGAGCAAAGCCTAACGGTGCTGGTGCCCGTCTATAATGAAGAAGAAAGCCTGGGGCAATTTGTGGTAGAGATGGACAAGTTTCTGGCGGAAACCCCGGTACCCACGACGGTTTTGTTTGTCAACGATGGCTCGACGGATGGCTCCTTGGCTATCCTGCGCGAAGTCTGCCGCCAGCAACCGGCCTACGAGTTTATCAGCCTAAGCCAAAACCGGGGGCTTAGCACGGCCATCAAGGCCGGCATCGACCACGCCCGCACGACCCTGATTGGGTACATCGACTCTGACATCCAGACGACCCCGCTGGACTTCTTGCAGTTCTTTCCCTTCTTTCCCGAGTACGACATGGTCAACGGCATCCGGGCCAAGCGTCAGGATACGTTTGTAAAAAAGCTCTCCTCCAAAATTGCCAACGGGGTGCGGCGCACCCTGATTAATGATGGTATTCAGGATACGGGCTGTCCGCTGAAGATTATCAAAATAGAGTATGCCCGCCGGATTCCCCTGTTCCACGGCATGCACCGCTTTCTGGGGGCACTGGTGCAATTGCAGGGCGGCCGGGTAAAACAGCTACCGGTGCGCCACTTCCCGCGCTTTGCCGGCACGGCCAAGTATAACCTTTGGAACCGGGCCTGGAAGCCGCTAGTAGACACATTTGGCTTCCGCTGGATTCGCTCCCGCTGGAAGAACTACGAAATTGGGGAGCAGCACCACCACCGACCGGTTGCCGCTACTGCTACTAGCTCGGGCCGCCCCTAA
- a CDS encoding lipid-A-disaccharide synthase N-terminal domain-containing protein: protein MTTQTVALGIGLVSQLLFSSRIVLQWIQSERARRVLVPALFWQISLVSSFLMIVYGILRHDPVILAAQLLSYAIYIRNLQLLGEWAKLNPWFRGGAYVFPVLMLGWFVAGNQHFSLRAMLGSRIPGGVLMLGAVGQTIFLLRFVYQWLYSERKGESSLPLSFWVISFVGSLLILIYAGLRRDLVLLIGNSFGTLVYARNIVLLRREQARLTQTTSA, encoded by the coding sequence ATGACCACGCAAACCGTCGCGCTGGGCATCGGACTGGTGTCGCAGCTGCTGTTTTCGAGCCGGATTGTGCTGCAGTGGATTCAGAGCGAGCGGGCCCGGCGAGTGCTGGTACCTGCTTTGTTCTGGCAAATCAGTCTGGTGTCTTCGTTTCTGATGATCGTCTATGGCATACTGCGCCACGACCCGGTCATTCTGGCCGCCCAGCTCCTGAGCTACGCCATTTACATCCGCAACCTGCAGTTGCTGGGCGAGTGGGCCAAGCTGAACCCTTGGTTTCGGGGCGGGGCTTACGTGTTTCCGGTCCTGATGCTGGGTTGGTTTGTGGCCGGCAATCAGCACTTCAGCCTGCGGGCCATGCTGGGCAGCCGCATTCCGGGGGGCGTGCTCATGCTGGGCGCCGTTGGGCAAACCATTTTTCTGCTCCGGTTTGTGTACCAGTGGCTGTACTCGGAGCGGAAGGGCGAGTCGTCCTTGCCCCTAAGCTTCTGGGTTATCAGCTTCGTCGGGTCCCTACTGATTCTGATTTACGCCGGGCTACGCCGGGACCTGGTGCTCCTAATCGGCAATAGCTTCGGCACGCTGGTGTACGCCCGCAACATTGTGCTGCTGCGGCGGGAGCAGGCCCGCCTCACCCAAACAACCTCCGCCTAA
- a CDS encoding GDP-mannose 4,6-dehydratase has product MASILVTGCAGFIGSHLAERLLHDGHRVVGLDNFDPFYDRSRKQQNLALCLAHPRFSFHEADLRQGLDGLVDALPADPIEVVVHLAAKAGVGPSVREPVAYLENNVIGTTHLLEWMRHRQIQKLFFASSSSVYGNTAERPFREDMPLLAACISPYAASKLSGEQLTYTYHHLYGLSVLNARFFTVYGPRQRPDLAIHKFVRLLREEQPIPVYGDGTTARDYTFVLDTVDGIARGVNYLLAHERVYDTINLGNNRPVALLELIQAVGEAVGLPPRLAFQPMQAGDVDVTYADIRKAQHLLGYAPQTTLAQGLREFVRWMDQAEYQH; this is encoded by the coding sequence ATGGCTTCCATTCTGGTTACTGGCTGTGCCGGCTTTATTGGCTCGCACCTCGCCGAGCGGCTGCTCCACGACGGGCACCGCGTGGTGGGCCTGGATAATTTCGACCCCTTCTACGACCGTTCCCGCAAGCAGCAGAACCTGGCCTTGTGCCTGGCCCACCCCCGCTTTAGCTTTCACGAGGCCGACCTGCGCCAGGGCCTCGACGGGCTGGTAGACGCCCTGCCCGCGGACCCCATTGAGGTGGTCGTGCACCTGGCCGCCAAAGCCGGCGTGGGCCCGTCGGTACGGGAGCCCGTGGCCTACCTCGAAAACAACGTCATTGGCACCACCCACCTGCTGGAGTGGATGCGGCACCGGCAGATTCAGAAGCTGTTTTTTGCCTCCTCCTCCTCCGTTTACGGCAACACCGCGGAACGGCCCTTCCGGGAGGATATGCCGCTGCTGGCGGCCTGCATTTCGCCCTACGCCGCCTCCAAGCTCAGCGGGGAACAGCTCACCTACACCTACCATCACCTCTACGGGCTCAGCGTGCTCAACGCCCGCTTCTTTACCGTGTATGGCCCGCGCCAGCGTCCTGACCTGGCCATTCATAAGTTCGTGCGCCTGCTGCGCGAAGAGCAGCCCATACCGGTTTATGGGGATGGCACCACAGCCCGCGACTACACCTTTGTGCTCGATACCGTGGATGGCATTGCCCGGGGCGTCAATTACCTGTTGGCCCACGAGCGGGTGTACGACACGATTAATTTGGGCAATAACCGGCCCGTAGCTCTGCTGGAACTCATTCAGGCCGTAGGGGAAGCCGTGGGCCTCCCCCCCCGGCTGGCGTTTCAACCCATGCAAGCCGGCGACGTGGACGTTACCTACGCCGATATTCGCAAAGCCCAGCACCTGCTCGGCTATGCCCCCCAAACTACCCTGGCCCAGGGACTACGGGAGTTTGTGCGCTGGATGGACCAAGCTGAATACCAACATTAA
- a CDS encoding glycerophosphodiester phosphodiesterase → MNSVLGVWAGAVLLRGAAVFLAAGPAWGQVPAASEPTSALLARRPPRAPVVIGHAGSGFFHPANALPPNSLRGLTRALQRGADGVEVDVRLSQDSIPVLYHDHTLESMTDGTGCVSQTPATQLTRRRYQGGWLYDWRQQERLITFETLLTTLRGRQQGQEHFPYLHLDVHEEDACASFSPARSRALARQLALLLTRYQVPLARVLVLTNQPATLAYLRQLLPTVPLGFEFTEEFEAGFTTLTTLSFVQAAVVHKDDISPARAARLHALGREVVVFGGRSARAVNRVVAAGPDAYQVDNVRQLRATLRRQSRVRPPEKVAE, encoded by the coding sequence ATGAATTCAGTACTAGGTGTATGGGCAGGCGCGGTGCTGTTGCGCGGGGCCGCAGTGTTCTTAGCAGCCGGGCCCGCCTGGGGGCAAGTCCCGGCCGCTTCAGAACCTACTTCCGCACTACTTGCTCGCCGGCCGCCGCGGGCTCCTGTGGTTATTGGGCACGCCGGGTCGGGCTTTTTTCACCCCGCCAACGCCTTGCCACCCAATAGTCTGCGCGGCCTGACCCGGGCCCTGCAACGCGGGGCCGATGGGGTAGAGGTCGACGTGCGGCTAAGCCAGGACAGCATTCCCGTGCTCTACCACGACCACACGCTGGAGTCTATGACCGATGGCACGGGCTGCGTGAGCCAGACCCCGGCCACTCAATTGACCCGGCGGCGGTATCAAGGGGGCTGGCTCTACGACTGGCGGCAGCAGGAGCGGCTCATCACCTTTGAAACCTTGCTGACCACGCTGCGCGGACGGCAGCAGGGGCAGGAGCATTTTCCTTACCTGCACCTGGATGTGCACGAGGAGGATGCCTGCGCCAGCTTCAGCCCGGCCCGTAGCCGCGCCCTGGCCCGGCAACTAGCCCTGTTGCTGACCCGCTACCAGGTGCCCCTTGCGCGGGTACTGGTGCTGACCAACCAGCCCGCCACCTTAGCCTACCTGCGCCAGTTGCTGCCTACCGTGCCATTAGGTTTTGAGTTCACGGAGGAGTTTGAGGCTGGTTTTACCACGCTTACTACCCTTTCCTTTGTGCAGGCGGCCGTCGTGCACAAGGATGACATTAGCCCGGCCCGAGCCGCCCGCCTTCACGCCCTGGGGCGGGAGGTAGTCGTCTTTGGTGGCCGCTCGGCCCGGGCCGTGAACCGGGTGGTAGCAGCAGGCCCTGACGCCTATCAAGTCGACAACGTGCGGCAACTACGGGCTACGCTTCGGCGTCAATCGCGGGTCCGGCCCCCTGAAAAAGTTGCTGAGTAG
- a CDS encoding ArnT family glycosyltransferase: MRISDSSASWWGRLAVVAVVCGINFFVHLGAPEVSLMESRNFVAAREMVAGGSWLIPTMNGELRLAKPPLPTWAVAGLQQVTGPTQELGVLRLPAALAATLLVFFFWGLARELTRPLERTTTQPGRTAWLSALVLASCLLVVNSGREGQWDIFTHSLMMGSLWLLVRGWQQVGKSLLPFVGAGLLAGLSVLSKGPVAVYTMLVPFLGAYLLRQPQHRRQVAQQAPGTGLAALVGVVVAGSWPLYIWLAVAPAALGVARTEIASWGDRHVQPLWYYWSFFAFTGLWALVSLASLVVPYARPRVGRFIPYLVALGWVGIGLVLLSLVPEKKERYMLPLMPPLALLVAGLLRYWETAGTSSSGLKVLDKRLVRGWGMVLAVVFVALPGLMVLTQLPGFGWPSARLLVGGLLFVGLAGWVGWQGVGQARSASLVGASLVAGAAIIGLLMPAFPVWESRKATPGLRRLSDVRQQPALVALPTWRSLDTMHVKQVWSAGRTIPIWHPTLDSLGALRNPVLVFAASPAPERLPAGWTSRVRVTRVDSFYLGREASSGYWFISRIDPIAGNSRK, from the coding sequence ATGCGAATTTCAGACAGTAGTGCGTCCTGGTGGGGACGGCTGGCAGTAGTGGCGGTGGTATGCGGGATTAACTTTTTCGTGCACCTGGGGGCCCCGGAAGTCAGCCTGATGGAGTCTCGCAACTTTGTGGCGGCCCGAGAAATGGTAGCGGGGGGCTCCTGGCTGATTCCGACCATGAACGGGGAGCTGCGCCTGGCTAAGCCCCCGCTGCCTACCTGGGCCGTGGCCGGGCTGCAGCAGGTCACCGGCCCCACCCAGGAGTTGGGAGTGTTGCGGCTGCCGGCAGCTTTGGCGGCCACGCTGCTGGTCTTCTTTTTCTGGGGTCTAGCCCGCGAGCTTACCCGCCCGCTGGAACGCACGACGACCCAACCGGGTCGAACGGCCTGGCTGAGCGCCTTGGTGTTGGCCAGCTGCCTGCTGGTAGTGAACAGCGGCCGGGAGGGGCAGTGGGACATTTTCACCCATAGCCTGATGATGGGCAGCTTGTGGCTGCTGGTGCGTGGCTGGCAGCAGGTGGGCAAGTCCCTGCTGCCTTTTGTTGGCGCGGGCCTGTTGGCGGGGCTTTCTGTGCTTAGTAAGGGGCCCGTGGCCGTGTATACCATGCTGGTGCCGTTTCTCGGGGCCTATCTGCTCAGGCAGCCCCAGCACCGGCGGCAAGTTGCCCAGCAAGCCCCAGGGACGGGGTTGGCGGCCCTGGTAGGGGTAGTCGTGGCAGGAAGTTGGCCGCTCTACATCTGGCTGGCCGTAGCTCCGGCCGCCTTAGGCGTAGCCCGCACGGAAATTGCTTCCTGGGGCGACCGGCACGTGCAGCCCCTTTGGTATTACTGGTCGTTTTTTGCTTTTACTGGGCTGTGGGCCCTAGTATCCCTGGCCAGCCTGGTAGTTCCCTACGCCCGCCCGCGGGTGGGGCGGTTTATTCCGTACTTGGTGGCCCTGGGTTGGGTTGGAATAGGCCTGGTCCTGCTCAGCTTGGTTCCGGAAAAAAAGGAGCGGTATATGTTGCCGCTTATGCCACCCCTGGCCCTGCTGGTGGCGGGGTTGCTGCGCTACTGGGAAACGGCTGGCACGTCATCCTCTGGGCTGAAAGTACTAGATAAGCGGCTGGTGAGGGGGTGGGGTATGGTCTTAGCCGTGGTATTTGTGGCCCTGCCGGGGCTGATGGTGCTCACGCAGCTACCCGGTTTTGGCTGGCCCTCGGCTCGGTTGCTGGTAGGCGGCCTCCTGTTCGTTGGCCTGGCGGGGTGGGTAGGCTGGCAGGGGGTAGGGCAGGCTCGTTCAGCGAGTTTGGTAGGGGCTAGCCTGGTGGCAGGTGCTGCCATTATCGGCCTGTTGATGCCGGCTTTTCCGGTCTGGGAGTCCCGTAAGGCTACGCCGGGGTTGCGCCGCTTGTCCGATGTGAGGCAGCAGCCGGCACTAGTGGCCTTACCAACCTGGCGCAGCCTGGATACCATGCACGTCAAGCAAGTGTGGTCTGCCGGCCGGACCATTCCTATTTGGCACCCCACGCTTGACTCTTTGGGTGCCCTGCGCAACCCCGTACTGGTATTTGCGGCCAGCCCGGCCCCCGAGCGGTTACCCGCCGGCTGGACCAGCCGCGTCCGGGTTACCCGCGTCGATAGCTTTTATCTGGGCCGGGAAGCGAGTTCAGGCTATTGGTTTATTTCCCGAATCGACCCGATTGCAGGCAATTCAAGAAAATGA
- a CDS encoding tetratricopeptide repeat protein translates to MKKTLLTLVAAAALHTASAQNSAVTNAILFQKQGTLDKARTEIDKAITNEKTQGKAKTWYTRGEIYEGIVASPIYGKALPASEGTKTAFESYSKAVSLEGKDSEYGKMATQKLDGLYGLALNSGVESYNGKDFAKAIESYKMAQQIRPQDSTAYLYAAYASEANQDFAGAKEMYGKLQGIGYKSPQMYGRLLQIARQEKNDAAAMKVVQDALVAYPTNKGFMLEELNMYISSGRGKEALDKIDRAIAADPTNSNLYAVKGSILDQDKQPAKALEAYKKAVEVDPSNFDANFNLGVYNYNKAADLYTKASKMSLAEYQKSGKKYEADGKKYFQESLPYFEKALQAQPDDRATISSLQKAYLRVGRTADSEKMSAKLDSLKK, encoded by the coding sequence ATGAAGAAGACTCTTTTGACGCTGGTGGCTGCGGCCGCGCTGCACACCGCTTCGGCCCAGAACTCGGCCGTTACCAATGCCATCCTGTTCCAGAAGCAGGGTACCTTGGACAAAGCCCGTACGGAAATTGACAAGGCCATTACCAACGAGAAAACGCAGGGCAAAGCCAAAACCTGGTATACCCGGGGCGAAATTTACGAAGGTATCGTAGCCAGCCCGATCTACGGCAAAGCGCTGCCCGCCAGCGAAGGCACTAAAACGGCTTTCGAATCGTATTCCAAGGCCGTAAGCCTAGAAGGTAAGGACAGCGAGTACGGCAAAATGGCTACCCAGAAGCTGGATGGCTTGTATGGTTTGGCCCTGAACTCCGGAGTAGAAAGCTACAACGGCAAGGACTTCGCTAAAGCCATCGAGTCGTACAAGATGGCCCAGCAGATTCGTCCTCAAGATTCCACGGCGTATTTGTACGCGGCTTATGCTTCGGAAGCCAACCAGGATTTTGCCGGAGCCAAGGAAATGTACGGCAAGCTGCAAGGCATCGGCTACAAGTCGCCTCAGATGTACGGCCGTCTACTGCAGATTGCCCGCCAGGAAAAAAATGACGCAGCTGCCATGAAGGTAGTGCAGGATGCCCTCGTTGCGTATCCAACCAACAAAGGCTTTATGCTGGAAGAGCTAAACATGTACATCAGCTCGGGCCGCGGCAAAGAGGCCCTGGATAAAATCGACCGAGCTATTGCGGCGGATCCGACCAACTCCAACCTGTACGCTGTAAAAGGTTCTATTCTGGATCAGGATAAGCAGCCCGCCAAGGCGCTGGAAGCGTACAAAAAAGCCGTCGAAGTAGACCCTAGCAACTTCGACGCAAACTTTAACCTTGGCGTTTATAACTACAATAAGGCCGCGGACTTGTACACCAAGGCGAGCAAGATGAGCCTGGCGGAATACCAGAAGTCGGGCAAGAAGTATGAAGCCGATGGGAAGAAATACTTCCAGGAGTCGTTGCCGTACTTCGAGAAAGCTCTGCAGGCTCAGCCAGATGATCGGGCAACCATTTCATCCTTGCAGAAAGCCTACCTACGGGTGGGCCGCACCGCTGACTCGGAGAAAATGTCGGCTAAGCTGGATAGCCTGAAAAAATAA